A window from Telopea speciosissima isolate NSW1024214 ecotype Mountain lineage chromosome 8, Tspe_v1, whole genome shotgun sequence encodes these proteins:
- the LOC122670601 gene encoding protein NUCLEAR FUSION DEFECTIVE 4-like, with translation MPTSTTIQWLSLVGNIWLQSITGTNSDFPAYSSQLKQLLSISQIQLNNLAFASDAGKLFGWFPGVAAAHLPLWLVLLIGSTLGAIGYGVQFLFLSKRISSLSYWQFFFLTVLAGNSICWINTVCNVTAIRKFPFDRQVAVGLSTSYSSLTAKIFTNIVDWVFSSSSMKKAEGYLLLNSIVPLGVSMLTAPLVREVEMKKEKEKHIDRGFILMFVITIVTGIYAVFGSMGIISNGISPWIHVVGMVVLLATPLVIPLVTWVRMVLETKPWWNNSLRERRIYDLPVVEVGVIDGIEILEIKEELGFEVEEDGEIIKAKEEIGVKLMVQRLEFWLYFFVYMFGATLGLVYLNNLGQVAESRGHSHTSSLVSLSSSFGFFGRLLPSLMDHFFSKSRYMVSRTASIVLLMIPMAGAFFLLLNPNNLSLYISTVVIGVCVGAISSVSVSMTPELFGTKNFSVNHNIVIANIPIGSLMFGNMAAILYQRAGYEGHGRCMGVGCYRNTFIIWGSTCSLGTLLAFILYLRTRKFYLQRLKE, from the exons ATGCCTACTTCAACTACCATTCAGTGGCTGAGTTTGGTTGGTAACATTTGGCTTCAATCAATCACTGGAACAAATTCAGATTTCCCAGCTTATTCATCTCAATTGAAACAGcttctctcaatctctcaaaTTCAGTTAAACAATCTTGCATTTGCTTCTGATGCTGGGAAGCTTTTTGGATGGTTTCCTGGTGTTGCTGCAGCTCATCTCCCTCTCTGGTTAGTTCTCTTAATTGGTTCAACTCTTGGAGCAATAGGCTATGGTGTCCAATTCCTATTCCTTAgtaagagaatctcttcactaTCATATTGGCAATTCTTTTTCCTCACTGTTCTAGCTGGAAATAGTATTTGTTGGATCAATACAGTTTGTAATGTTACGGCGATTCGAAAATTCCCGTTCGATCGACAAGTTGCAGTTGGGTTATCGACGAGTTATTCGAGTTTAACGGCGAAGATTTTTACTAATATTGTTGATTgggtcttctcttcttcatccatgAAGAAAGCTGAAGGGTATCTTCTTCTTAATTCAATTGTACCTTTAGGAGTTTCTATGTTAACTGCTCCACTTGTTAGAgaagttgaaatgaagaaggagaaagagaagcatATAGATAGAGGTTTCATTTTAATGTTTGTTATAACAATTGTGACAGGAATTTATGCTGTGTTTGGTAGTATGGGAATCATATCAAATGGTATCTCACCATGGATTCATGTGGTTGGTATGGTAGTTCTCTTAGCTACTCCATTAGTGATTCCTTTGGTCACTTGGGTTAGAATGGTTTTAGAGACTAAACCTTGGTGGAATAATagcttgagagagagaagaatttaTGATCTTCCAGTTGTTGAGGTTGGTGTTATTGATGGAATAGAGATTCTTGAGATTAAagaagaattagggtttgaagttgaagaagatggtGAGATAATTAAAGCCAAAGAAGAGATTGGAGTGAAATTAATGGTTCAAAGGTTGGAATTTTGGTTATATTTCTTTGTTTATATGTTTGGTGCAACATTAGGGTTGGTGTATTTGAACAATTTAGGTCAAGTAGCTGAATCTCGTGGACATTCTCATACTTCTTCTTTGGTCTCCTTGTCTTCTTCATTTGGGTTCTTTGGGcgtctccttccttctctcatggacCATTTTTTCTCAAA GAGTAGGTACATGGTATCAAGAACAGCATCAATAGTACTACTGATGATCCCTATGGCAGGAGCATTTTTCTTACTTCTCAACCCCAACAATCTCTCCCTATACATCAGTACGGTGGTTATCGGAGTATGCGTCGGTGCAATTTCTTCGGTTTCAGTTTCGATGACACCGGAGCTATTCGGGACCAAGAATTTCAGTGTGAATCATAACATTGTTATTGCTAATATTCCAATAGGTTCATTAATGTTTGGAAACATGGCAGCTATTCTTTACCAAAGAGCTGGATATGAAGGACATGGGAGATGCATGGGAGTTGGTTGCTATAGAAACACATTCATCATATGGGGTTCTACttgctctctagggactctactAGCTTTCATTCTCTATCTCCGGACTCGTAAATTTTACTTGCAGAGGCTAAAGGAGTAG